The proteins below come from a single Xyrauchen texanus isolate HMW12.3.18 chromosome 1, RBS_HiC_50CHRs, whole genome shotgun sequence genomic window:
- the LOC127621160 gene encoding forkhead box protein B1-like, which translates to MPRPGRNTYSDQKPPYSYISLTAMAIQSGPEKMLPLSDIYKFIMDRFPYYRENTQRWQNSLRHNLSFNDCFIKIPRRPDQPGKGSFWALHPSCGDMFENGSFLRRRKRFKVMITTEHLQKPSDAAHYLQQQAKLRLTAMGTHLPQMTGYNLSVSQPSTFKHPFAIENIIARDYKMPGSLAFSTMQSMSTGYPMHNQLATAWPHMYSSNVMDTIPSAEYTTYGVPLKSLSLPAIPVPIKPAPALVPSIPRLPAHLPAFLSGSPQSLSPTSPQTATSSPAIPSPTSLLYSVAVHCQEVT; encoded by the coding sequence ATGCCTCGTCCTGGAAGAAACACGTACAGCGACCAGAAGCCACCATATTCTTATATTTCtctgaccgctatggccattcagAGTGGCCCAGAGAAGATGCTCCCGCTCAGTGACATTTACAAGTTCATCATGGACAGGTTTCCTTATTATCGGGAAAACACGCAGCGATGGCAGAACTCCCTGCGCCACAACCTCTCCTTCAACGACTGCTTCATCAAGATCCCGCGGAGACCGGACCAGCCGGGGAAAGGCAGCTTCTGGGCTCTCCATCCCAGCTGCGGTGACATGTTTGAAAACGGGAGCTTCTTGAGGCGCCGAAAGAGATTCAAAGTCATGATCACAACCGAGCACCTGCAAAAACCCTCAGACGCCGCGCACTACCTCCAGCAACAAGCAAAACTCAGACTGACTGCTATGGGGACACATCTACCTCAAATGACCGGGTACAACTTAAGCGTGTCTCAACCATCTACCTTCAAACACCCATTTGCCATTGAAAATATAATCGCAAGAGATTACAAAATGCCAGGAAGTCTTGCCTTCTCCACCATGCAGTCCATGTCAACGGGTTATCCGATGCACAACCAACTGGCCACAGCTTGGCCCCACATGTATAGCAGTAATGTGATGGACACGATACCCAGCGCTGAATATACCACCTATGGAGTACCACTCAAATCATTAAGTTTACCGGCGATCCCTGTCCCAATCAAACCCGCTCCAGCATTGGTTCCGTCCATCCCGAGGCTCCCTGCGCACCTTCCAGCTTTTCTCTCGGGCTCCCCACAGTCCTTGAGCCCAACGTCTCCACAGACAGCGACCAGCAGCCCCGCCATACCGAGCCCGACCTCACTGCTCTATTCGGTCGCCGTTCACTGTCAAGAGGTCACTTAA